From the genome of Anopheles moucheti chromosome 3, idAnoMoucSN_F20_07, whole genome shotgun sequence, one region includes:
- the LOC128305944 gene encoding protein mitoshell produces MNGNFVASKNARSSNGQEQQYQMQLYPVPPPAIPPPQCSTVPLLMIRPPVPPVWLYGYPRTYEQMQFNFSCSSGNAISFPSNHESAVGRGPSVVSSFEFKMSSIIKNNPPNMPILETETVSGNEPSPPSACSETKSASGVDYLLEQFPELVKMALDGCKKAEALATCHQKRPCFKKIDSLCARLKQDLVKPDNVMSNINSQGIAWAVKDFIFVFTRIMNAWIIIKGYVPSKPEGLTMIQRELCPNFLVAFERWHETTHDLVESLIKSFINLNKLAKQQRSGGNIFSKPEEQSSSHVDGASAGQNTRDLLDDIGEKESLNLNDGAYIRAGVYPNVTCPPHGFQEKPPQKEQPTAAVSSTGSAISSAPSKDSGNTPNSQTDECFPSSSDDRQFMGNLLRKTSMECMKWVLDEVRMIEEGQYLYCINFAKNYFPDFDLIASNMVELRYVYKKHAAGQYSMVVELLDDLQQIVDTCKRYVEVSTQFKLWNPNGSLPANTTDKQRKELENFPKLQNFIAKMERLLLNIRKESSTLSI; encoded by the exons ATGAATGGCAACTTTGTAGCTTCCAAAAATGCTC GTTCTAGCAATGGTCAGGAGCAGCAGTACCAAATGCAATTGTATCCTGTTCCACCACCTGCAATTCCACCCCCCCAGTGTTCAACGGTCCCTCTGTTAATGATTCGGCCTCCGGTACCACCCGTATGGTTGTACGGCTATCCTAGGACGTATGAACAGATGCA ATTCAATTTCAGCTGCTCTTCCGGTAACGCCATTTCGTTTCCAAGCAACCATGAATCTGCTGTCGGGCGAGGGCCTTCGGTTGTTTCATCATTCGAATTCAAGATGTCGAGCATTATCAAAAACAATCCGCCCAACATGCCGATTTTGGAAACGGAAACTGTTAG TGGCAACGAACCATCGCCACCGTCGGCATGCAGCGAAACGAAAAGCGCATCTGGTGTAGACTACCTTCTAGAACAGTTTCCCGAACTGGTGAAGATGGCCCTGGATGGATGCAAAAAAGCGGAAGCACTCGCCACATGTCATCAGAAGCGACCGTGTTTTAAGAAAATCGATAGCCTCTGCGCTCGGCTGAAGCAGGACCTGGTAAAGCCGGACAACGTAATGTCCAACATCAATTCGCAGGGCATTGCATGGGCGGTGAAAGATTTCATCTTCGTATTCACCAGAATCATGAATGCTTGGATCATCATCAAGGGTTACGTACCCAGCAAACCGGAAGGCTTGACGATGATCCAGCGCGAACTGTGTCCGAACTTTTTGGTGGCCTTTGAACGCTGGCACGAAACCACTCACGATCTAGTGGAATCGCTTATCAAATCGTTCATCAACTTGAATAAGCTGGCAAAGCAACAGCGCAGTGGAGGCAATATTTTCTCAAAGCCCGAAGAACAATCATCATCCCACGTTGATGGCGCTAGCGCAGGACAAAACACGCGCGATCTACTCGATGACATCGGAGAAAAGGAATCGCTCAACTTGAATGATGGAGCTTACATCCGGGCGGGAGTTTACCCCAACGTAACGTGTCCGCCTCATGGGTTCCAGGAAAAACCACCACAGAAGGAACAACCGACTGCAGCAGTTTCTTCGACAGGTTCGGCCATAAGTTCGGCACCTTCAAAAGATTCCGGTAACACACCCAATAGCCAAACGGACGAATGTTTCCCCAGTTCCAGTGATGATCGTCAATTTATGGGAAATTTGCTTCGCAAAACGTCGATGGAATGTATGAAATGGGTGCTGGATGAAGTACGCATGATAGAGGAAGGACAGTATTTATACTGCATTAACTTCGCCAAAAACTAT TTTCCCGATTTCGACCTGATTGCATCGAACATGGTAGAGCTACGCTATGTCTACAAAAAGCATGCAGCGGGTCAATATTCAATGGTGGTTGAATTGCTCGATGATTTGCAGCAGATTGTCGATACCTGCAAGCGGTACGTGGAAGTTTCTACCCAGTTTAAGCTTTGGAATCCGAACGGTTCGCTGCCGGCCAATACCACCGACAAGCAACGCAAGGAATTGGAAAATTTTCCGAAGCTGCAAAATTTCATCGCCAAAATGGAACGTCTGTTGTTGAACATACGGAAAGAATCATCCACCTTGTCGATCTGA
- the LOC128306035 gene encoding N6-adenosine-methyltransferase non-catalytic subunit — MSDVIKSRREQSQKRKMLLAQTFGVSCVEDLKHVLGTAEDSPINKSQRYEDEEATSSKTSQTAEGLVYRDSSTFLKGTQSSNPHNDYCQHFVDTGQRPQNFIRDVGLADRFEEYPKLRELIRLKDELISETATPPMYLRADLKTFDLKTLGTKFDVILIEPPLEEYARGGAAVAAGAPRNFWSWDEILALDIGEVAAHRSFVFLWCGSSEGLDMGRNCLRKWGFRRCEDICWIRTNIDSPGHSKILEPKAVFQRTKEHCLMGIKGTVRRSTDGDFIHANVDIDLIISEEADFGSLEKPIEIFHIIEHFCLGRRRLHIFGRDSTIRPGWVTIGPELTNSNFNSELYANSFEESPTTGCTERIEALRPKSPPANGKVLRGRGRGFPRIRGRSRV, encoded by the exons ATGAGCGACGTTATCAAGTCTCGGCGTGAGCAATCACAGAAGCGAAAGATGCTACTTGCTCAAACC TTCGGTGTGTCCTGTGTGGAAGACCTGAAGCACGTTCTCGGCACTGCGGAAGACTCACCAATCAACAAATCGCAACGGTACGAGGACGAGGAAGCGACGTCTTCGAAAACGTCCCAAACAGCAGAAGGATTAGTGTATCGGGATTCGTCTACCTTTCTGAAG GGTACGCAATCGTCCAATCCGCACAATGATTACTGCCAGCACTTCGTAGATACGGGACAGCGACCGCAGAACTTCATTCGAGACGTTGGCTTAGCGGACCGGTTTGAGGAATACCCGAAGTTGCGCGAACTGATCCGGCTGAAGGATGAACTGATATCGGAAACTGCCACTCCACCGATGTATCTTCGAGCGGATCTGAAAACATTCGATCTAAAAACGCTCGGCACCAAATTCGACGTGATTCTGATTGAGCCACCGCTGGAGGAATACGCACGGGGTGGTGCGGCCGTGGCTGCCGGTGCTCCGCGTAACTTTTGGTCGTGGGATGAAATTCTAGCACTAGACATTGGTGAGGTAGCTGCGCACAGGAGCttcgtgtttttgtggtgtggAAGTTCCGAGGGTCTGGACATGGGACGCAACTGTTTGCGCAAGTGGGGCTTCCGAAGATGTGAAGACATCTGCTGGATACGGACAAACATTGATTCACCTGGACATTCGAAAATTCTCGAACCGAAGGCGGTATTCCAGCGGACGAAGGAACACTGCCTGATGGGTATCAAGGGTACGGTGCGCCGATCAACGGATGGTGATTTCATCCATGCGAATGTGGACATCGATCTGATCATCTCGGAGGAGGCCGATTTCGGAAGTTTAGAGAAACCGATCGAAATTTTTCACATCATCGAACACTTCTGTCTTGGGCGCCGCAGGTTGCACATATTTGGGCGCGATTCGACGATACGACCCGGCTGGGTAACGATCGGACCGGAACTGACCAATTCGAACTTTAACAGCGAACTGTACGCCAATTCGTTCGAGGAAAGTCCAACCACCGGCTGTACCGAACGTATCGAAGCGTTGCGACCAAAAAGTCCGCCAGCAAACGGGAAAGTGTTAAGAGGCCGTGGCCGCGGTTTTCCCCGTATTCGGGGGAGATCGCGTGTGTAG
- the LOC128306036 gene encoding coiled-coil domain-containing protein 97, producing MKSGMGTDSKVAQDANCPAVTTSSLVHESDIFDHITNDPRVFYKNQQIDDPELTVGEKKTILRGVLNESHGTFLYRFGFFMRDEHLRYFEQADQTLTYSPDEKYEIAYHLARIRRLRNGGRAIEVRNRRYAALQQMCDEGTYFTETEMMQRDPLLYEQLVGQFMTEREKQERDARVPTPQSVVGILLKQIDKDQADKTLQEQKSEERQHQSEVDDLREQLDRSRPNSPNCLSSQWGNFDEEEQVRVAALRQARHKRALQKSTPAYLMTAGERELLRDEFIGIMHARFIAGEEEDFDYTQVDDSEKYDDLVKMNQDAEEKYFDKEDETESNGDEEDGLKMNVEQAVESEDELDIYMRHLNRHLEQQQRTANNVPVSVRDPNCEYDSDE from the exons ATGAAAAGCGGGATGGGCACAGACTCTAAG GTAGCACAAGATGCGAATTGCCCAGCAGTCACTACTTCATCGCTGGTGCACGAATCCGACATCTTCGACCACATAACAAACGATCCGCGGGtattttataaaaatcaacaaatcgACGATCCCGAGCTGACCGTGGGCGAGAAGAAAACGATTCTTCGTGGTGTGCTTAATGAAAGCCACGGCACCTTCCTGTATCGGTTTGGATTTTTTATGCGTGATGAACATCTGCGATACTTTGAGCAGGCGGACCAAACGCTAACGTACAGTCCGGATGAAAAGTACGAGATCGCGTATCACTTGGCTCGTATTCGCCGACTTCGCAATGGAGGCCGTGCAATCGAGGTGCGGAATCGTCGTTACGCGGCACTGCAACAGATGTGCGACGAAGGAACGTATTTCACCGAGACGGAAATGATGCAACGTGATCCGTTGCTGTACGAGCAGCTCGTGGGTCAGTTTATGACGGAGCGCGAAAAGCAGGAGCGGGATGCGCGTGTACCAACCCCACAGAGTGTGGTTGGCATTCTGCTGAAGCAAATTGATAAAGATCAGGCAGACAAAACGTTGCAGGAGCAGAAATCCGAAGAAAGACAGCACCAGTCAGAAGTGGATGATTTGCGGGAACAGTTGGACCGATCGCGTCCAAACTCGCCCAATTGTCTCAGCTCGCAGTGGGGGAACTTCGACGAAGAGGAGCAAGTACGGGTAGCGGCATTACGGCAGGCACGACACAAGCGTGCCCTACAGAAAAGCACGCCAGCATATCTGATGACGGCTGGCGAACGGGAGCTACTGCGGGACGAGTTTATTGGGATTATGCACGCTCGGTTTATAGCGGGTGAAGAGGAAGACTTCGACTACACGCAGGTGGACGATTCGGAGAAGTACGATGATCTGGTTAAGATGAATCAGGATGCGGAGGAAAAATATTTCGATAAGGAGGACGAAACGGAGTCGAATGGTGATGAGGAGGATGGTTTGAAGATGAACGTGGAACAGGCGGTAGAAAGTGAAGACGAGCTGGACATCTATATGCGGCACTTGAACCGACATCTGGAACAGCAACAAAGGACAGCCAACAACGTGCCGGTGTCGGTTCGCGATCCAAACTGCGAGTACGATAGCGATGAATAA
- the LOC128306037 gene encoding antigen 5 like allergen Cul n 1-like — translation MSSVPVRRITACAVLLVGLISQISGQTDYCDPTLCKNNLVHVGCGKNDNYGPYCPVDRQLVPITEEVKTYILDLHNVFRANVARGEVTNYASASRMPTLIWDEELQKLAEYNVKTCIYGHDYCRNTKLFPLVGQNIAANSFYGMEVTPLDTMTELLYSWYAENENANQDYIDSYPLLGQDPPKDIGHFTQIVMDKATAVGCAMIQYTQNEQGHDWVHQNYVCNYSNSIARGHPVYVKGNPCELCVTGCSTDYPGLCNAGEPVQPTAAW, via the exons atgtctTCTGTGCCAGTGCGAA GGATAACGGCGTGTGCAGTGTTGTTGGTGGGACTTATTAGTCAAATTAGTGGCCAAACGGATTACTGTGATCCTACGCTATGTA AAAACAATCTAGTGCACGTGGGATGTGGCAAGAACGATAACTACGGTCCATACTGTCCGGTCGATCGACAGCTGGTGCCCATCACGGAGGAGGTAAAGACTTACATTCTGGACCTCCACAATGTGTTCCGTGCCAATGTTGCACGTGGTGAGGTGACCAACTATGCATCAGCCTCCCGTATGCCAACGCTG ATCTGGGATGAGGAACTACAGAAGTTAGCCGAATATAATGTTAAAACCTGCATCTACGGACACGATTACTGTCGCAACACGAAGCTGTTCCCGCTGGTGGGGCAAAACATTGCTGCTAACTCGTTCTACGGCATGGAAGTAACTCCACTCGATACGATGACCGAGCTCCTGTATAGTTGGTATGCCGAGAACGAGAATGCCAATCAGGATTACATCGATTCCTACCCGCTACTCGGCCAAGATCCACC GAAAGACATTGGACACTTCACACAGATTGTGATGGATAAGGCAACAGCGGTCGGGTGCGCCATGATACAGTACACCCAGAACGAGCAGGGTCACGACTGGGTACACCAGAACTACGTCTGCAACTATTCGAACTCGATCGCCCGTGGACATCCGGTGTACGTCAAGGGTAATCCGTGCGAGCTGTGCGTGACGGGTTGCAGCACCGACTACCCGGGGCTCTGTAACGCTGGCGAACCGGTGCAACCTACGGCCGCATGGTGA
- the LOC128301897 gene encoding transforming growth factor beta regulator 1 produces the protein MQTTSCEPSEAATTGVEDEVNAKYRQKYRRLKRYMTDMVFENAALSDHITQVQEKTSQVCEERRFLLKKLLDYENELETQLGRPCSKLNELIANSLPPKRQYKKRDKNATVNGTPNAGTSGEGGPDTQDTQGTAPDGVVQNGKDGEGNDKSSSAELNGAKNGHRVGKKRGPSAKGDGAADGKPRKKPRLGAGTGKKRMSNITVDQSGHPTYPITVGGFIVQSMGEIVPDRAAYHTECTIYPIGYTITRPYGHYKDPEKRCNYTCRILDDGERPRFEIVPECTDPTGGSSESDDTKVTCVAEDTISGPTTDVCHAELLQRINTALNIRSIDSRPLGDWFFGLSHPTISSLIQSFPAAKGCTNYRGTKKDSLADMDKENDDPAISYDALLRHITISTYRTVPEIKEEPPDELFDHSDGNSFSLSV, from the exons ATGCAAACCACGAGCTGCGAACCATCGGAAGCAGCAACCACAGGCGTGGAGGACGAAGTAAATGCTAAGTATCGGCAAAAGTACCGTCGATTAAAACGATACATGACCGATATGGTGTTT GAAAATGCTGCATTAAGCGATCACATAACACAGGTGCAGGAGAAAACCAGTCAGGTTTGTGAGGAGCGTcggtttttgttgaaaaagttgCTGGATTATGAAAACGAGCTCGAAACGCAACTGGGACGACCTTGCAGCAAGTTGAACGAATTGATTGCGAACAGTTTACCACCGAAGCGACAGTACAAGAAGCGGGATAAAAATGCGACCGTTAATGGAACGCCCAACGCAGGCACTTCCGGTGAAGGTGGACCGGACACACAAGATACTCAGGGAACTGCGCCGGATGGTGtggtgcaaaatggaaaggaCGGAGAAGGTAATGATAAATCCAGTTCCGCTGAACTAAATGGTGCGAAAAATGGGCACCGAGTAGGGAAAAAGCGGGGACCATCGGCCAAAGGTGATGGTGCGGCAGATGGTAAACCGAGAAAAAAGCCACGACTTGGTGCTGGTACGGGAAAGAAGCGCATGTCTAACATTACGGTGGACCAATCGGGACATCCAACGTACCCGATCACGGTCGGAGGCTTCATAGTGCAGAGTATGGGCGAAATCGTCCCAGATCGAGCGGCTTATCATACGGAATGTACGATTTATCCAATCGGGTATACAATCACGCGACCTTATGGCCACTATAAGGATCCGGAAAAACGGTGCAACTATACCTGCCGCATACTGGACGATGGCGAAAGACCTCGGTTTGAAATCGTGCCCGAATGCACGGATCCCACCGGCGGGTCGTCCGAATCCGATGACACGAAAGTCACGTGCGTCGCAGAGGACACGATCAGTGGCCCAACGACGGACGTGTGTCATGCGGAACTACTGCAGAGGATCAATACGGCGCTTAACATACGCTCTATCGATTCCCGTCCGTTGGGTGATTGGTTCTTCGGTTTATCACATCCGACCATTTCGAGCCTAATACAGAGCTTTCCGGCCGCGAAGGGTTGCACTAATTACCGGGGCACTAAGAAGGATAGCTTGGCTGATATGGATAAAGAGAACGATGATCCGGCAATTAGCTACGATGCGCTGTTACGCCACATAACGATTTCGACGTATCGTACCGTGCCGGAAATTAAGGAAGAACCGCCGGACGAACTGTTTGACCATTCGGATGGCAATTCGTTTAGTTTGTCGGTGTAG
- the LOC128301898 gene encoding etoposide-induced protein 2.4 homolog — translation METLCRIGTTVLHGILDSIKGITVVFYLDKEANRKLSQPTTKPLLSGSAPRTKESLSSQPRTPSSNSLASKRIEESKVLKRVLQCSMLNGGIFMLSILFFEYAVLPGLHLFLWYLFRNSTTMTTVWGWMQPSLSLLFNSFWVAPLFLLSKIVNSLWFQDIADSAYKFRKGRPQLIPSISKLIADTLISLLIQILFLLQSTLVKYLPVPVPFACSAIYMMHMSLLCSLYAFEYKWFNMGWELHKRLTYIEQNWPYFLGFGLPLAVLSELPNSIVISGCVFSVLFPLFIISANEATPKVDVCETPLKLFSIVVALTNALFRGRTKPGKAALSQPLTPGGGTNVRGLTPPLSSSTSAFMFQQQQQQQQQQQFRHHNSQKHHHHRSHHRQPSPSPSAASSTFASVQTAAQLHQHQTVLNRPLRR, via the exons ATGGAGACGTTATGT AGAATAGGCACCACTGTGCTGCATGGGATCCTGGACAGCATCAAGGGTATCACGGTAGTGTTCTATCTGGACAAAGAAGCCAACCGAAAGCTGTCCCAGCCTACCACAAAACCGCTACTCTCCGGATCGGCACCCCGAACGAAGGAAAGCTTATCGTCGCAGCCCCGTACACCATCGTCGAATTCGCTAGCTTCGAAGCGCATAGA AGAATCCAAGGTGCTAAAGCGTGTCCTTCAGTGCTCGATGCTGAACGGTGGAATATTTATGCTCAGCATCCTCTTTTTCGAGTATGCTGTCCTGCCCGGATTACATCTCTTCCTGTGGTATCTGTTCCGTAACTCGACCACTATGACAACAGTTTGGGGCTGGATGCAACCGTCGCTGTCGCTGCTGTTCAACTCGTTCTGGGTAGCTCCCCTGTTTCTGCTAAGCAAGATCGTGAATAGCCTCTGGTTTCAAGACATTGCCGATTCGGCGTACAAGTTCCGCAAGGGTCGTCCGCAGCTAATACCGAGCATCAGCAAACTTATTGCCGATACACTGATCAGTCTGCTGATTCAGATACTATTCTTGCTGCAAAGCACTCTGGTAAAGTATCTGCCCGTACCGGTTCCGTTTGCCTGTAGTGCGATCTATATGATGCACATGAGTCTGCTCTGCTCGCTATATGCGTTCGAGTACAAGTGGTTCAACATGGGCTGGGAGTTGCACAAACGACTGACGTACATCGAACAGAACTGGCCATACTTTCTGGGCTTTGGATTACCCCTCGCCGTGCTGTCCGAGCTGCCCAACTCGATCGTGATCAGTGGATGCGTGTTTTCGGTCCTATTTCCACTGTTTATTATCAGCGCTAACGAGGCCACACCAAAGGTGGACGTATG CGAAACACCGTTAAAACTTTTCTCCATTGTGGTTGCCCTTACCAATGCACTCTTCCGGGGCCGAACGAAACCCGGGAAAGCGGCCCTATCGCAACCTCTTACTCCTGGGGGTGGGACGAATGTGCGTGGATTAACACCACCACTATCGTCCTCAACGTCCGCGTTTATGtttcagcaacaacaacagcagcagcagcaacaacaatttcGACATCACAATTCTCAaaagcaccatcatcatcgatcgCATCATCGACAGCCGTCGCCATCGCCATCGGCTGCATCGTCCACGTTTGCCTCCGTACAAACTGCCGCCCAGCTGCATCAACACCAAACTGTACTGAATCGCCCGCTTAGGCGATAG
- the LOC128301899 gene encoding trafficking protein particle complex subunit 4 — MVIFGVYIVNKSGGLIFNLDHNLPKIETEKTFSYPLDINLEYEPKRISVAFGQRDGINVGHHLIAVNGMQVNGAALEDGREVKQIIESKDSYPLSLKFSRPKMTTNEKIFLASMFYPLFAIASQLSPEPKSSGIEVLEADTFRLHCFQTLTGVKFMIFAENMQPGIDVLLRRIYELYADYVLKNPFYSLEMPIRCELFDTNLQALLDQVEKGGVANI, encoded by the exons ATGGTAATTTTCGGCGTATACATCGTGAACAAGTCCGGTGGGTTAATATTCAACCTGGACCACAACCTGCCCAAGATAGAAACAGAGAAAACGTTCAGCTACCCATTGGATATTAATTTGGAGTATGAACCGAAAAGGATTTCCGTTGCCTTCGGCCAGCGGGATGGAATTAATG TGGGTCATCATTTGATAGCCGTGAATGGGATGCAGGTAAACGGGGCGGCCCTCGAGGATGGTCGGGAGGTGAAGCAAATTATCGAAAGTAAGGACAGCTATCCGCTGTCGCTAAAATTCAGCCGACCGAAAATGACAACAAATGAAAAGATCTTTCTGGCCAGCATGTTTTACCCACTGTTTGCCATTGCCAGCCAGCTAAGTCCGGAACCGAAGAGCAGCGGCATTGAGGTGCTGGAAGCGGATACATTCCGACTACACTGTTTCCAGACGCTGACCGGTGTGAAGTTTATGATATTTGCGGAAAATATGCAGCCTGGTATCGATGTGTTGCTGAGGCGAATCTACGAGCTATACGCGGATTACGTGTTGAAGAATCCGTTCTACTCGCTCGAAATGCCGATCCGTTGTGAGCTGTTCGATACGAACCTGCAAGCGTTGTTGGATCAGGTGGAGAAAGGTGGTGTGGCTAATATTTAG
- the LOC128300685 gene encoding cullin-3, whose translation MSRVSTQKKEGKMRIRAFPMTMDEKYVESIWSLLKSAIQEIQKKNNSGLSFEELYRNAYTMVLHKHGERLYSGLKEVVTHHLESKVREEVLRSFNCSFLQTLNQCWNDHQTSMVMIRDILMYMDRVYVQQNDVDNVYNLGLNIFRDQVVRYPRIRDHMRETLLNMVMCERKGEAIDHIAIKNACQMLMVLGINQRWVYEEDFERPFLTQSAAFYKLESQKFLAENSASVYIRRVEARITEEAERAKLYLDESTESRIVEVVEDELIKKHMRTIVEMENSGVVYMLQNTKTEDLACMHKLFSRVSGGLKTIADCVSQNLRSLGRDLVKEEENGSTNPITFVQNLLDLKDRSDHFLYHSFNNDKTFKNMISSDFEHFLNLNSKSPEYLSLFIDDKLKKGCKGMSEQEIETILDKTMVLFRYLQEKDVFERYYKAHLAKRLLLNKSVSDDSEKNMISKLKTECGCQFTSKLEGMFKDMSVSNTVMEEFKNHINNDNSALEGVELTVRILTTGFWPTQSVTPNCNIPPAPRKAFETFKRFYLAKHSGRQLTLQPQLGTVYMNAEFYGVKAEKEKTEGNCSSTAPSSGSSSAPAVGAASQDAPKRHVLQLSTYQMCVLMLFNNRERMTYEDIQQETDIPSKDLIRALQSLSMGKQQQRLLVRTPKTSKDIVSTDEFYVNDAFVSKFHKVKIQTVAAKGESEPERKETRSKVDEDRKHEIEAAIVRIMKARKRMPHNLLVSDVTTQLKSRFLPSPVIIKKRIEGLIEREYLARTPEDRKIYAYLA comes from the exons ATGAGTCGTgtatcaacacagaaaaaggaaGGCAAAATGAGGATCCGTGCCTTTCCG ATGACAATGGATGAGAAGTATGTGGAGTCGATTTGGTCGCTGTTGAAAAGCGCCATACAGGAAAttcagaagaaaaacaactcgGGCCTTTCATTTGAGGAGCTGTACAGAAACGCGTACACGATGGTACTGCACAAGCATGGTGAGCGGTTGTACAGCGGATTGAAAGAGGTAGTGACACATCATTTGGAGTCCAAGGTACGCGAGGAGGTGTTGCGCAGCTTCAACTGCAGCTTCCTACAAACGTTGAACCAGTGCTGGAATGATCACCAGACATCGATGGTGATGATCCGGGACATTTTGATGTACATGGATCGCGTTTATGTGCAACAGAACGATGTCGATAATGTGTATAACCTTGGGTTGAACATCTTCCGCGATCAG GTTGTTCGTTATCCGCGCATTAGAGATCACATGCGAGAGACGCTGTTGAATATGGTGATGTGCGAACGGAAAGGTGAAGCGATCGATCATATCGCGATCAAGAATGCATGTCAGATGCTGATGGTGCTCGGTATCAACCAGCGCTGGGTATACGAGGAAGACTTTGAGCGACCGTTCCTCACACAGTCCGCCGCATTCTACAAGCTCGAGTCGCAAAAGTTTCTCGCCGAAAACAGTGCGAGCGTTTACATTCGGCGAGTGGAGGCACGCATCACGGAGGAGGCCGAACGGGCCAAGCTGTACCTGGACGAGAGCACCGAAAGCCGTATCGTGGAGGTAGTGGAGGACGAACTTATTAAAAAGCATATGCGTACGATCGTCGAGATGGAAAACTCGGGCGTTGTGTATATGCTGCAAAACACAAAGACCGAAGATTTGGCCTGTATGCACAAGCTGTTTTCGCGCGTTAGCGGTGGCCTTAAGACGATCGCCGACTGTGTGTCACAGAACCTGCGCTCGCTGGGTCGCGATTTGGTGAAGGAGGAAGAGAACGGTAGCACGAATCCAATCACTTTCGTGCAAAACTTGCTAGATTTGAAGGATCGGTCCGATCACTTCCTTTATCATTCGTTTAATAACGATAAGACATTCAAGAATATGATATCATCCGATTTCGAACACTTCCTTAATCTCAACAGCAAATCGCCCGAGTATCTGTCACTGTTTATCGACGACAAGCTGAAAAAGGGTTGCAAAGGG ATGTCTGAGCAAGAAATTGAGACCATACTTGATAAAACGATGGTATTATTCAGATATTTGCAAGAGAAGGATGTGTTCGAGCGGTACTACAAGGCTCATTTGGCGAAGAGGCTGCTGCTAAACAAATCCGTGAGCGATGATTCAGAGAAGAACATGATATCAAAATTAAAG aCTGAATGTGGTTGTCAATTTACCTCAAAATTGGAAGGAATGTTCAAGGATATGTCCGTTTCAAACACGGTAATGGAGGAGTTCAAAAATCACATCAACAACGACAATTCGGCACTGGAAGGCGTAGAACTCACGGTTCGAATTCTAACCACAGGATTTTGGCCAACACAG TCTGTAACGCCAAACTGCAACATACCACCAGCACCACGGAAGGCCTTTGAAACGTTTAAACGATTCTATCTGGCCAAACATTCAGGGCGCCAGTTGACATTGCAGCCACAGTTAG GAACGGTGTACATGAATGCCGAATTTTACGGTGTTAAGGCAGAAAAGGAGAAAACGGAAGGCAACTGTAGCAGCACGGCACCATCTTCCGGAAGCAGCAGTGCGCCGGCTGTCGGTGCTGCGTCGCAGGATGCTCCCAAACGACATGTGCTTCAATTATCGACGTATCAG ATGTgtgtgttgatgttgtttaacAATCGTGAACGAATGACGTATGAAGACATTCAGCAGGAAACAGACATCCCTAGCAAAGATCTGATTCGCGCATTGCAGTCTCTTTCGATGGgcaaacaacagcagcgaCTTCTGGTTCGAACACCGAAAACGTCTAAGGATATCGTTTCGACGGACGAATTCTACGTTAACGATGCGTTTGTGTCGAAATTTCACAA AGTTAAAATTCAAACTGTCGCAGCCAAGGGCGAATCGGAACCGGAACGTAAGGAAACCCGGAGCAAGGTTGACGAAGATCGGAAGCATGAAATCGAAGCTGCTATCGTGCGCATCATGAAGGCACGAAAGAGGATGCCT CACAATCTTCTCGTATCCGATGTGACAACGCAGCTAAAGAGCCGTTTCCTGCCGTCTCCGGTGATAATTAAGAAAAGAATAGAAGGTTTAATTGAACGTGAATATCTTGCTCGTACGCCCGAGGATAGGAAAATCTATGCGTATTTAGCTTAA